The Shewanella zhangzhouensis genome has a window encoding:
- the atpH gene encoding F0F1 ATP synthase subunit delta, which yields MAELTTIARPYAKAAFDFAVEKQAVDSWAEMLGFAALVSENETMRPLLAGSMASSALAKLFIDVCGEQLNEHGQNLIKVMAENGRLEVLPAVAQLFAEYRLEWAKEVEADVVSATELSDAQQQQIGVSLEKRLARKVKLNCSVDAGLIAGVIIKAGDLVIDGSVSGKLARLSDKLQS from the coding sequence ATGGCTGAGTTAACCACCATTGCTCGCCCTTATGCAAAGGCAGCTTTTGATTTTGCCGTTGAAAAACAAGCCGTGGACAGCTGGGCCGAAATGCTCGGTTTTGCTGCGCTGGTAAGTGAAAACGAAACCATGCGCCCACTGCTCGCTGGCTCTATGGCCAGTAGCGCGCTCGCCAAACTCTTTATTGATGTTTGTGGTGAGCAGCTCAACGAGCACGGTCAAAACCTGATCAAGGTGATGGCTGAAAACGGTCGTTTGGAAGTACTGCCTGCTGTGGCTCAGCTGTTTGCTGAGTACCGTTTGGAATGGGCCAAGGAAGTAGAAGCCGATGTGGTTTCTGCCACCGAGCTTTCCGACGCACAACAACAGCAGATTGGTGTTTCCCTAGAGAAACGTCTCGCACGCAAAGTTAAGCTGAATTGCAGCGTAGATGCCGGCCTGATCGCCGGTGTAATTATCAAGGCAGGGGACCTCGTTATCGATGGTTCTGTGAGCGGCAAACTGGCCCGCCTGTCTGATAAGCTGCAATCGTAA
- the atpF gene encoding F0F1 ATP synthase subunit B, which yields MNINATLIGQTVAFIIFVWFCMKYVWPPLMNAIEERQKRIADGLANADRAAKDLELAQAKATEQLKEAKATANEIIESANKRKAQIVEEAKAEADAERARIIAQGKAEIEAERNRVKEELRKQVATLALAGAEKILERSIDAAAHSDIVEKLVAEI from the coding sequence GTGAATATCAACGCTACCCTAATCGGTCAGACGGTCGCCTTTATTATCTTCGTGTGGTTCTGCATGAAGTATGTTTGGCCTCCTTTGATGAATGCCATCGAAGAACGCCAAAAGAGGATTGCTGACGGTCTCGCAAACGCTGACCGCGCCGCAAAAGACCTGGAGCTCGCTCAGGCCAAGGCCACCGAGCAGCTCAAAGAAGCCAAAGCTACAGCCAATGAAATCATCGAGTCTGCCAACAAGCGCAAGGCTCAGATCGTTGAAGAAGCAAAAGCCGAGGCTGACGCTGAGCGTGCACGTATCATCGCTCAGGGCAAAGCTGAAATTGAAGCTGAACGCAATCGCGTGAAAGAGGAACTGCGTAAGCAGGTTGCTACTCTGGCCCTTGCCGGTGCTGAGAAGATCCTCGAACGTTCGATTGATGCAGCCGCACACAGTGACATAGTTGAAAAGCTTGTCGCTGAAATTTGA
- the atpE gene encoding F0F1 ATP synthase subunit C produces METILGFTAIAVALLIGMGALGTAIGFGLLGGKFLEGAARQPEMAPMLQVKMFIVAGLLDAVTMIGVGIALYMLFTNPLGAML; encoded by the coding sequence ATGGAAACTATTCTGGGCTTTACTGCAATCGCTGTTGCTCTGCTGATTGGTATGGGTGCACTGGGTACCGCTATCGGTTTCGGTCTTCTGGGTGGCAAGTTCCTGGAAGGCGCTGCTCGTCAACCAGAAATGGCTCCTATGCTGCAGGTTAAGATGTTCATCGTGGCTGGTCTGCTCGACGCCGTAACCATGATCGGTGTGGGTATCGCTCTGTACATGCTGTTCACCAACCCACTGGGCGCAATGCTGTAA
- the atpB gene encoding F0F1 ATP synthase subunit A, with protein sequence MAATGEALTPQGYIQHHLTNLSVGEGFWTWHIDSLLFSVGLGVLFLWIFRSVGKKATTGVPGKLQCFVEMIVEFVDNSVKETFHGRNALIAPLALTIFVWVFMMNFMDMVPVDWLPHTAAMLGVPYLKVVPTTDLNITFSLALGVFLLIIYYSIKVKGVSGFVKELTLQPFNHWAMIPVNLLLESVTLIAKPISLALRLFGNLYAGELIFILIALMYGANWLIASLGVTLQLGWLIFHILVITLQAFIFMMLTIVYLSMAHEDH encoded by the coding sequence ATGGCTGCAACTGGTGAAGCGTTAACACCGCAGGGCTATATCCAGCATCACCTGACCAACCTTTCCGTTGGTGAAGGATTCTGGACATGGCATATTGATTCGTTGCTCTTTTCGGTTGGTCTTGGTGTTCTGTTCCTGTGGATTTTCCGTAGCGTTGGCAAGAAAGCGACTACTGGCGTTCCCGGCAAGCTTCAGTGCTTTGTCGAGATGATCGTCGAGTTCGTTGACAACAGCGTGAAAGAAACCTTCCACGGCCGCAATGCCCTGATCGCTCCTCTCGCTCTGACCATCTTCGTTTGGGTTTTCATGATGAACTTCATGGACATGGTGCCAGTTGACTGGCTGCCACACACCGCCGCTATGCTGGGTGTGCCTTACCTGAAAGTGGTTCCGACGACTGACCTGAACATCACCTTCAGCCTCGCGCTGGGTGTGTTTTTGCTGATTATCTATTACAGCATCAAGGTCAAGGGAGTGTCTGGCTTCGTGAAAGAACTGACACTGCAGCCCTTTAACCACTGGGCAATGATACCCGTCAACCTCCTGCTGGAATCAGTTACCCTGATCGCCAAGCCAATCTCATTGGCTCTGCGTCTATTCGGTAACCTGTATGCGGGTGAGTTGATCTTCATCCTTATTGCGCTGATGTATGGTGCCAACTGGCTGATCGCCTCTCTGGGTGTAACCCTGCAACTGGGTTGGTTGATCTTCCACATTCTGGTTATCACACTGCAAGCGTTTATCTTCATGATGCTGACGATTGTTTACCTCAGCATGGCACATGAAGATCATTAA
- a CDS encoding ATP synthase subunit I gives MSKVLARRGRWSAYKLVLMQAAIAGGASVLFFVVWGAQYGVSALAGAAIAVLPNFVFATLAFSHSGASAAGKVLKTFYWGEAVKLLLTIALFSLVFINLKIVFMPLFVCYSLALLVHWTAPLYFKQK, from the coding sequence TTGAGCAAGGTTTTGGCGCGTCGTGGCCGGTGGTCTGCCTATAAATTGGTGTTGATGCAGGCGGCGATAGCCGGGGGTGCGTCAGTTCTCTTCTTCGTCGTCTGGGGAGCGCAATACGGGGTATCGGCTTTAGCCGGTGCTGCGATAGCTGTGCTCCCTAATTTTGTATTCGCAACCCTCGCTTTTTCCCATTCGGGAGCAAGTGCAGCAGGGAAGGTACTGAAAACCTTCTACTGGGGGGAAGCGGTAAAGTTGCTGTTAACCATTGCCCTGTTTTCGTTGGTGTTTATCAATTTGAAAATCGTCTTTATGCCGCTTTTCGTTTGCTACTCACTGGCACTCCTGGTGCATTGGACAGCGCCTTTATACTTCAAGCAAAAGTAA
- a CDS encoding ParB/RepB/Spo0J family partition protein: MTLKKRGLGKGLDALLSTSHAASRKLEQEAARADKQDDLVHLDVDLLQPGKYQPRKDMSPEALEELAESIRAQGIIQPIVVRKVAEQKYEIIAGERRWRASQLAKLEKVPCIIKQVPDESAVAIALIENIQREDLNAMEEAIALHRLLEEFELTHQQVADAVGKSRTTVTNLLRLNSLNEPVKRLLEYGDIDMGHARALLAVEGEEQTNLARLVAAKELTVRETERLINRTLNPAKEAEKPVKDHDVSRLEQQLIEKLGAKVSIAHGSKGKGKIVINYQNLAELDGILSKIR, from the coding sequence ATGACTTTGAAAAAACGGGGCTTGGGTAAGGGACTGGATGCACTGCTGAGCACCAGCCATGCCGCCAGTAGAAAACTGGAACAGGAAGCTGCCCGGGCCGACAAACAGGACGACCTGGTACACCTGGATGTGGATTTGCTGCAACCCGGCAAGTACCAGCCCCGTAAGGATATGTCACCAGAGGCGTTGGAAGAACTGGCCGAGTCTATTCGGGCTCAGGGCATTATTCAGCCCATAGTGGTGCGCAAGGTCGCCGAACAAAAGTACGAAATCATTGCCGGTGAACGTCGCTGGCGTGCCTCACAGCTGGCCAAGCTTGAAAAGGTCCCCTGTATCATCAAACAGGTGCCTGACGAGTCAGCGGTGGCCATTGCCCTGATTGAAAACATTCAGCGTGAAGATCTCAATGCCATGGAAGAAGCCATCGCCTTGCATCGTCTGCTGGAAGAATTTGAACTCACCCACCAGCAGGTGGCCGATGCCGTGGGTAAATCCCGCACTACAGTCACTAATCTGCTGCGTCTCAACAGTCTGAATGAACCCGTTAAGCGTTTGCTTGAATATGGCGATATCGACATGGGCCACGCCCGTGCACTGCTTGCCGTAGAGGGTGAAGAACAGACAAATCTGGCACGTTTAGTTGCCGCCAAAGAGCTCACCGTTCGGGAAACTGAACGATTAATTAATAGAACCTTAAATCCCGCTAAAGAAGCAGAAAAACCGGTAAAAGATCACGATGTAAGCCGTCTGGAGCAGCAGTTGATTGAAAAGCTGGGCGCCAAGGTTTCCATTGCTCACGGCAGTAAGGGCAAGGGAAAAATTGTAATTAACTACCAAAATCTCGCTGAATTAGACGGTATTCTCAGTAAAATCCGCTGA
- a CDS encoding ParA family protein — protein MGKVIAVANQKGGVGKTTTCINLAASLAATRRKVLLIDLDPQGNATMGSGVDKYEVENTAYELLVEEKPFADVVVKDTQGKYDLIAANGDVTAAEIKLMEFFAREVRLRNALAPIRDQYDFIFIDCPPSLNMLTVNAMSAADSVLVPMQCEYFALEGLTALIDTIGKLASMVNPGLGIEGILRTMYDPRNRLANDVSDQLKQHFGEKVYRTVIPRNIRLAEAPSFGAPAMYYDKSSAGAKAYLALAGEIIRRGEQTQAKKQA, from the coding sequence GTGGGGAAAGTCATTGCTGTAGCCAACCAGAAAGGTGGCGTAGGAAAAACAACTACTTGCATTAACCTGGCGGCTTCGCTTGCAGCAACCCGGCGCAAGGTGCTGCTGATAGACCTGGATCCCCAGGGTAATGCCACCATGGGCAGTGGTGTCGATAAGTACGAGGTAGAAAATACCGCGTATGAGCTTCTCGTGGAGGAAAAGCCGTTTGCCGATGTGGTGGTGAAAGATACCCAGGGCAAATACGATCTCATTGCCGCCAATGGTGATGTGACGGCCGCCGAAATTAAGCTGATGGAATTCTTCGCCCGTGAAGTGCGTCTGCGCAACGCATTGGCCCCTATCCGCGATCAGTATGATTTTATCTTTATCGACTGCCCGCCTTCTCTGAACATGTTGACCGTGAACGCCATGTCCGCTGCCGACTCAGTGTTGGTGCCCATGCAATGTGAGTATTTTGCGCTGGAAGGTCTCACTGCCCTTATCGATACCATAGGCAAGCTGGCCTCCATGGTGAATCCGGGACTTGGCATCGAAGGAATTTTGCGTACCATGTACGATCCTCGCAATCGATTGGCCAATGATGTGTCCGATCAGCTCAAGCAGCATTTTGGCGAGAAAGTTTACCGGACTGTGATCCCCCGTAATATCCGTCTGGCCGAGGCCCCGAGTTTTGGCGCGCCTGCCATGTATTACGATAAATCCAGTGCCGGCGCCAAGGCCTACCTGGCCCTGGCCGGAGAGATTATTCGCCGGGGTGAGCAAACCCAGGCTAAAAAGCAGGCGTAA
- the rsmG gene encoding 16S rRNA (guanine(527)-N(7))-methyltransferase RsmG, whose translation MLAEKLSQDLAKAGLQVDAQQQQQLLAFVELLDKWNKAYNLTSVREPAQMLTRHILDSLVVSPHLVGKRFIDVGTGPGLPGIPLAIINPDKEFVLLDSLGKRIRFQKQVAVELGLKNISSVESRVELYQPEQGFDGVLSRAFASVGDMLSWCHHLPAENGSFYALKGQLGDEEMAGIPEGFKLIETIRLTVPGLDEQRHLLKLVKA comes from the coding sequence GTGTTAGCCGAAAAACTCAGTCAGGATCTCGCCAAAGCGGGCCTGCAAGTCGATGCCCAGCAGCAACAGCAATTACTTGCCTTTGTGGAGCTGCTCGACAAGTGGAACAAGGCCTACAACCTGACGTCGGTGCGGGAACCGGCGCAAATGCTGACCCGCCATATTCTCGATAGCCTGGTGGTATCACCTCATCTGGTGGGTAAGCGGTTTATCGATGTGGGGACTGGCCCCGGTTTGCCGGGGATTCCGCTGGCCATCATCAATCCCGACAAAGAGTTTGTTTTGCTCGATAGCCTGGGTAAACGCATTCGCTTCCAAAAGCAGGTGGCAGTGGAGCTTGGGCTGAAAAACATCAGCTCGGTGGAAAGCCGGGTCGAGCTGTATCAACCCGAGCAGGGATTCGATGGAGTGCTGAGCCGCGCTTTTGCCTCTGTGGGGGACATGCTCAGTTGGTGCCATCATTTGCCAGCCGAAAATGGCAGTTTTTATGCCCTCAAGGGCCAGCTTGGTGATGAAGAGATGGCCGGGATCCCCGAAGGCTTTAAGTTGATTGAAACCATCAGGCTCACAGTCCCCGGGCTGGATGAGCAAAGGCATCTGCTGAAATTGGTCAAAGCGTGA
- the mnmG gene encoding tRNA uridine-5-carboxymethylaminomethyl(34) synthesis enzyme MnmG: MQFHERFDVIVVGGGHAGTEAALAAARMGCKTLLLTHNVDTLGQMSCNPAIGGIGKGHLVKEIDALGGAMAIATDFSGIQFRTLNSSKGPAVRATRAQADRALYKAKILSILQEQPNLRIFQQAVDDLVVENGRVIGAVTQMGLAFEAPAVVLTAGTFLGGKIHIGLENYSGGRAGDQPAIALAHRLRDLPLRVGRLKTGTPPRIDARTIDFSVMTEQKGDSPLPVMSFIGELSQHPEQISCYITHTNERTHDIIRGGLDRSPMYSGVIEGIGPRYCPSIEDKIHRFADKSSHQIFIEPEGLTTTEIYPNGISTSLPFDVQIQLVRSIRGMEQAEIVRPGYAIEYDYFDPRDLKNSLETKVIDGLFFAGQINGTTGYEEAGAQGLLAGLNAALQVQGKEAWAPRRDQAYLGVLVDDLSTLGTKEPYRMFTSRAEYRLLLREDNADLRLTEKGRELGLVDDFRWQKFSEKRESIELEQQRLRSQWVHVNSPQVAQLNEVLSAPLTREASLEDLLRRPEIEYDTLMKVDGFGPGLADPLAAEQVQIQVKYAGYIQRQQDEIAKAERNENTRLPLDLDYSEVPGLSNEVTAKLNAHKPETIGQASRISGVTPAAVSILLVHLKKRGLLRKSA; encoded by the coding sequence ATGCAATTTCATGAACGGTTTGATGTGATAGTTGTAGGTGGCGGCCATGCCGGTACCGAAGCCGCCTTGGCTGCAGCCCGTATGGGATGCAAGACACTGCTGCTCACCCACAATGTCGATACCCTGGGTCAGATGTCCTGCAACCCTGCCATTGGCGGTATTGGTAAAGGGCATCTGGTAAAAGAGATAGATGCTCTGGGTGGTGCAATGGCGATCGCCACTGATTTCTCGGGGATCCAATTCCGTACCCTGAATTCCAGTAAAGGCCCAGCGGTCAGAGCGACCCGCGCTCAGGCAGACAGAGCCCTCTACAAAGCCAAAATCCTGAGTATTCTGCAGGAGCAGCCTAACCTGCGGATTTTCCAGCAAGCCGTAGATGATTTGGTGGTGGAGAATGGCCGGGTTATCGGCGCTGTTACCCAAATGGGACTGGCCTTTGAAGCCCCTGCCGTGGTGCTGACTGCCGGTACCTTCCTGGGAGGCAAAATCCACATAGGTCTGGAAAATTACAGCGGCGGCCGCGCCGGTGATCAACCAGCCATTGCCCTCGCCCATCGATTACGGGATCTGCCACTGCGCGTAGGACGTCTGAAAACCGGCACGCCTCCCCGTATTGATGCCAGAACCATTGATTTTTCAGTGATGACTGAGCAAAAAGGCGATTCGCCCTTGCCTGTGATGTCTTTTATCGGTGAGCTGAGCCAGCATCCAGAGCAGATCTCTTGCTATATCACGCACACCAACGAACGCACCCACGACATCATTCGTGGTGGATTGGACCGCAGTCCCATGTATTCAGGGGTGATTGAGGGTATTGGCCCCCGTTATTGCCCGTCCATTGAAGACAAAATTCATCGTTTTGCCGATAAAAGCTCGCATCAGATCTTTATCGAGCCCGAAGGCCTGACGACCACCGAAATTTACCCGAACGGTATATCGACCAGCTTGCCATTTGACGTGCAAATTCAATTGGTTCGCTCTATTCGAGGCATGGAACAGGCTGAAATTGTTCGCCCTGGTTATGCCATTGAATATGACTACTTCGATCCAAGAGATCTGAAAAACTCATTGGAAACCAAAGTTATCGACGGTTTGTTCTTTGCCGGACAGATCAACGGCACCACAGGTTACGAAGAAGCCGGAGCTCAGGGGCTCTTGGCCGGTCTCAACGCCGCACTGCAGGTACAGGGCAAAGAAGCCTGGGCACCACGCCGCGATCAGGCTTATCTGGGTGTGCTGGTGGACGATCTTTCCACTTTGGGTACCAAAGAGCCCTACCGTATGTTCACCAGCCGCGCCGAATACCGTTTGCTGCTGCGTGAAGACAATGCCGATTTGCGTCTCACCGAAAAAGGTCGTGAACTGGGCCTGGTTGATGACTTCCGCTGGCAAAAATTCAGTGAAAAACGCGAGTCCATCGAGCTTGAGCAACAGCGTTTGCGCAGCCAGTGGGTACATGTGAATTCACCTCAGGTGGCCCAGCTCAATGAAGTGCTCAGTGCCCCACTGACCCGCGAAGCGTCGCTGGAAGATCTGCTGCGCCGACCTGAGATTGAATACGACACCCTGATGAAGGTTGACGGATTCGGCCCTGGGCTTGCCGATCCTTTGGCTGCGGAACAGGTGCAGATTCAGGTTAAATACGCAGGTTACATCCAGCGTCAGCAGGATGAAATCGCCAAGGCGGAGCGGAACGAAAACACCCGCTTACCGCTGGATCTGGACTACAGCGAAGTGCCGGGTCTGTCCAACGAAGTAACGGCCAAGCTCAACGCCCACAAACCAGAGACCATAGGTCAGGCCTCGCGCATCTCAGGTGTGACCCCTGCAGCCGTATCCATTCTGCTGGTTCACCTTAAAAAACGTGGATTGCTGAGAAAGAGCGCTTAA
- the mioC gene encoding FMN-binding protein MioC, giving the protein MAKIEILIGTTLGGSEYVADELAAVLGDAGHECCSHLDPSLDSLDTSALWLLVSATHGAGDLPDNLQPFAKSLMLTMPDLSTVQFALCAIGDSSYDTFCEGPEQLVQLLSDAGAKPFVDKIRIDVQADPVPEEPAIQWLQQWIGKL; this is encoded by the coding sequence ATGGCAAAAATTGAAATCCTGATTGGCACTACCCTGGGTGGCAGTGAATACGTGGCAGATGAGTTGGCAGCGGTACTCGGTGACGCAGGGCACGAATGTTGCTCCCATTTGGATCCATCGCTGGATTCGCTGGATACCTCGGCTCTGTGGTTATTGGTATCTGCGACTCATGGTGCAGGCGATCTGCCCGATAATCTGCAGCCATTTGCCAAATCTTTGATGCTGACGATGCCGGATTTGAGCACGGTACAGTTCGCACTCTGCGCCATTGGCGACTCCAGCTACGATACCTTTTGTGAGGGTCCGGAACAGCTTGTTCAATTATTGAGCGACGCCGGTGCAAAACCTTTTGTGGATAAGATCCGGATCGATGTACAAGCCGATCCCGTGCCCGAAGAGCCAGCCATTCAATGGTTGCAACAATGGATTGGTAAACTCTGA
- a CDS encoding endonuclease/exonuclease/phosphatase family protein encodes MTNKQKVVIWLSAALIALLIGLLMTVLVTIPEVPRVVLGNSATVLSHQGRCFHLDDSATALDDNVIDEHGVIALLVWNIHKQSDGEWPKALWTQGEQWQLLLLQEVELSTDFSAALENHQFSWSMMPAFRFQGLDYGVMLAARRPPLEGCGLLKVEPWIRLPKAALYGFYALSNGETLLAVNLHGINFDPNLQEWEDQLAPLLRLVKQHQGPVILAGDFNSWGERRSKKLEKLIEPLGLKVVRFEPDERIRVFGTPLDWVFYRGLHLKKAQSPTTNVSDHAPLMVQFELSPGSTSDGETPGVHQ; translated from the coding sequence ATGACCAACAAGCAGAAAGTAGTCATCTGGTTGAGTGCCGCCCTCATTGCCCTGTTAATCGGTTTGCTGATGACAGTGCTGGTGACGATCCCGGAAGTACCTCGGGTGGTTCTGGGCAATAGCGCTACGGTGCTCTCCCACCAGGGGCGCTGTTTTCACCTTGATGATTCAGCAACGGCGTTGGATGACAACGTCATTGACGAGCACGGCGTTATTGCCTTGCTGGTTTGGAATATTCACAAACAAAGCGATGGTGAGTGGCCTAAAGCGCTGTGGACACAGGGAGAACAATGGCAGCTGCTGTTACTGCAGGAGGTCGAACTCAGTACGGATTTCAGCGCTGCACTTGAAAATCATCAGTTCAGTTGGAGTATGATGCCCGCTTTTCGCTTTCAGGGGCTGGATTATGGTGTGATGCTGGCCGCGCGCCGCCCTCCGCTCGAGGGTTGCGGCCTGTTAAAGGTAGAGCCCTGGATCCGACTTCCCAAAGCGGCGCTTTACGGTTTTTATGCCCTGAGTAATGGTGAGACCTTGCTGGCGGTTAATCTCCACGGGATCAACTTCGATCCCAATTTGCAGGAGTGGGAAGACCAATTGGCGCCGCTTTTACGCTTGGTGAAGCAACATCAAGGGCCCGTGATCCTGGCGGGCGACTTTAACAGTTGGGGAGAGCGCAGAAGCAAAAAGCTCGAAAAACTCATCGAACCACTGGGGCTTAAGGTAGTGCGCTTTGAGCCTGATGAGCGGATCAGAGTTTTTGGTACGCCGCTTGATTGGGTATTTTACCGAGGCTTACATCTGAAAAAGGCGCAATCACCCACAACAAATGTGTCGGATCATGCGCCCCTGATGGTGCAGTTCGAACTTAGCCCCGGGTCAACCAGTGATGGTGAAACTCCAGGTGTTCATCAATAA